The genomic stretch GGACTTGCCGCTGCCTTCTATCTCAGGAGATCAGGACATGCCGTCACGGTGTACGAAAAGTTCCCTGAAGCGGGTGGCATGCTTCGATACAGCATTCCCCCATTCCGTCTGCCAAAGGACGTTGTAAGAAAACAGATAAAAGCCCTGGAACACATGGGCATCACCTTTAAGGTTCAAACCGCGCTAGGCAGGGATGTGTCGCTCACAGAGCTCGCAAGCACATTCGACGCGATCTTTCTCGCGTCAGGCACCTGGAACGCATTCAAGTTAGGGGTCCCTGGAGAAGAAGCGCCGGGCGTAACGTACGCTCTCGATTACCTCGGCAAAATCAATAGAGGAGAACAGGTTGTTCTGGGTAATAAGGTCATTGTCATAGGCGGTGGCAGCGTTGCCATCGATGCGGCCAGGACGGCAAAAAGGTCCGGTTCTATCGAAGTCCATCTCGTCTGCCTGGAATGCCGGGACATGACGTCAAAAGACAGGATGCTGGCCCTCGATAGCGAAATTGCTCAGGCGGAGGAGGAAGGGATTATCATTCACGACTCTCTCGGAATAAAGGAAATACTCGTTCAAAACGGTAAGGCCGTGGGTCTTGACACCATGAAATGTGTCTCGGTGCGTGAGCTTGACGGCTCTTTCAATCCCCAGTACGATGCCACGTGCACCGCGCTCGCCCTTCAATCGGATAGCATTGTGATCGCCATCGGTCAGGGAGTCGATCAATCCCTTGCCGCGCACGGGCTTACCTACACGCAAAAAGGTACGGTCTCAGTCGATCCGAATAGTTCGGCGACGGGCATCAAAGGGGTCTTTGCCGGAGGCGACGTGGTATCCGGGGCTACCACGGTCATTCAGGCCGTGGCGTCGGCTCGAGACGCGGCAAGGGGCATTGAGGTCTCGCTTTCAGGCAACGACATATCTCCGACGCAAGAAGCCATGAAAGCCGAATTCAACAATTCTCTGTTGCAGGAAATTCCGCGTGCAAGGGCCCGCGAATTGTCTGTATCGGAGCGCATGAAAACCATCAACGTGGAAGATGTGGCTGGTATCACGATAGAGGAAGCCGCCAAAGAGGCCGAGCGATGCTTTAACTGCGGCTGTCTTGCTGTAGCGCCCTCAGATCTCGCCATGGCCTTGATCGCGCTTAACGCAACTGTCATCACCACAAAGCGAAAAGTGGCGTCTGAGCTCTTCTTCAACGCCAATGCGACGAGTTCGACCATTCTTGACCCTGACGAGATCATAAAGGAGATTCAGATTCCCAGGCCCTCACCGCGAGCGACGCAGAGATACGAGAAATTCACGTTAAGAAAACCCATCGATTTTGCGGTCGTGAGCGTAGCGTCAGTCATGACCATTCATAATGGGGTCTGTAAAGATCTCCGCCTCGTGTTGGGGGCCGTGGCGCCAACGCCCCTTCGTGCAAAGGCGGCGGAAGATTTTTTGAAAGGCCGGCGCCTTGATGAGCACACGGCTGAGGACGCGGGTAAAATTGCTTTGAAGGACGCCCTGCCTCTCACACAGAATGCGTACAAAATCCAAATCGCAAAGACCCTGGTCAAGCGATTGTTATTGAGTTGAAATTGTCTTTGAGCACGTGAAGCAAGCGAATGGAGATGGGAAATGAGAGGGCTCCGGGTTATCATCAAGGGCGCCGGTGAGATGGCAACCGGCATAGCCTGTCGCCTCTATCAGGCGAACATTCGCAAAATTGTCATGTTAGAAATCCCCGAACCGCTTGCAGTGAGAAGAACCGTGGCCTTCTGCGCGTCGGTGCGAAACCTGGAAGCCACGGTGGAAGGTATAAGAGCCGTCCTGATAAAGGATCTGCAGGAAACCCCGGGGATCTGGGCGGAAGAATCGATCGCGGTTCTCGTGGATCCGCAGTGGCGCGCCACAACCACACTCAAACCGGATGTGGTTATAGATGCAATTATGGCCAAGAGAAGTCTCGGGACGAGAAGGGATGAAGCCCCACTTGTTATTGGCGTGGGTCCTGGATTCGTCGCGCCCGCCGACGTTCATGCGGTGGTGGAAAGTAACAGAGGTCATAACCTGGGTCGGGTCATTTATGCGGGCGCGGCAGAGTCGTATACCGGCATACCAGGCCAGGTCGGCGGCTTCACCCATGAGCGTGTGTTGCGTTCCCCCCACTCCGGTATAATTATCCACGCGGGTAAGAACATCGGTAGCCCGGTCGCAAAAGGTGAGGTAGTGCTCTACGTGGACGATACGCCGGTTCTTGCCTCGATCAGCGGCATTCTCCGCGGCCTCGTCGATGAGATTAAGGTGCAAGCGAATGAGAAGGTGGGAGACATCGAACCCGGGGCGGACTCCTCCTACTACCAAACTATCTCCGACAAGGCGCGGGCCATAGGCGGCGGCGCCCTCGAAGCACTGATGCATTTCAGCCGGTGAGGAAGGTCGCCTCGACTCGCGCTTACGTCCCGG from Syntrophorhabdaceae bacterium encodes the following:
- the yqeB gene encoding selenium-dependent molybdenum cofactor biosynthesis protein YqeB — translated: MRGLRVIIKGAGEMATGIACRLYQANIRKIVMLEIPEPLAVRRTVAFCASVRNLEATVEGIRAVLIKDLQETPGIWAEESIAVLVDPQWRATTTLKPDVVIDAIMAKRSLGTRRDEAPLVIGVGPGFVAPADVHAVVESNRGHNLGRVIYAGAAESYTGIPGQVGGFTHERVLRSPHSGIIIHAGKNIGSPVAKGEVVLYVDDTPVLASISGILRGLVDEIKVQANEKVGDIEPGADSSYYQTISDKARAIGGGALEALMHFSR
- a CDS encoding FAD-dependent oxidoreductase, encoding GLAAAFYLRRSGHAVTVYEKFPEAGGMLRYSIPPFRLPKDVVRKQIKALEHMGITFKVQTALGRDVSLTELASTFDAIFLASGTWNAFKLGVPGEEAPGVTYALDYLGKINRGEQVVLGNKVIVIGGGSVAIDAARTAKRSGSIEVHLVCLECRDMTSKDRMLALDSEIAQAEEEGIIIHDSLGIKEILVQNGKAVGLDTMKCVSVRELDGSFNPQYDATCTALALQSDSIVIAIGQGVDQSLAAHGLTYTQKGTVSVDPNSSATGIKGVFAGGDVVSGATTVIQAVASARDAARGIEVSLSGNDISPTQEAMKAEFNNSLLQEIPRARARELSVSERMKTINVEDVAGITIEEAAKEAERCFNCGCLAVAPSDLAMALIALNATVITTKRKVASELFFNANATSSTILDPDEIIKEIQIPRPSPRATQRYEKFTLRKPIDFAVVSVASVMTIHNGVCKDLRLVLGAVAPTPLRAKAAEDFLKGRRLDEHTAEDAGKIALKDALPLTQNAYKIQIAKTLVKRLLLS